The proteins below are encoded in one region of Rhizobium sp. TH2:
- a CDS encoding helix-turn-helix transcriptional regulator — protein sequence MIGAAGDTADELSFGPFSLSVSQRLLAREGVSIELGARAMDLLIALTSAPNKLISKQDLISRVWPDVIVEEGSLRFHMTGLRKALGDGQDGARYITTIAGRGYCFVAPITRSRAPPTIRTDGDFRHAILPGRLDRMVGREEDVLLLSDKLMKSRMVTIVGVGGVGKTTVATAVAHHVAPSFNGAVLFADYGMLSDSGLVAAGIASMLGLPVGSNDVRPSLLAYLCDKQILLVLDTCEHLIDAIADLVANIIDAAPHVYLLATSREALRIEAESVYRLDTLACPPDDPEISTEAILSFPAIQLFMERAAASGASLDVSDRDVRVVASICRKLDGMALALELAARRVETYGLLETAKLLDRHLTLGWAGSRAAPPRQKTLQATLDWSFGLLTEMERVVLRRLAIFVGDFTLDAAMEVSSTPDLNQLAIVGAIESLVAKSLLATHPIGATMRYRLLDTTRAYALQSLTDEDRAGVAARHAAYYQRWLEQFGSDWPSLSTGLERVPHFISINNARAALEWCFGENGDVKVGIRLAASAVPVFQVMSLFPECQRWSERALLALDDVSRGSVEEMHLQAGLGISLMYLQGGRDTSQVALSRGLEIAEERGNALDQLRILGPLNMLKMRTGDFNAALHYARRCSEVAATMTDAATVELGHFFLGNSLHFTGDLDGARVELEAAVKGASGPKRTPASYVGFEGKHLAGGILARNLWLQGYPMQADIRARQTIRDAAELDHSLTLCIALLGGIAVFLWRDDLRSAEEHIEWLISRAGLHFLSPYVSVARGFEAEVAIRRGDVKPGLETLRQCVEKLHAANYDVFTTMLEISIVNGLAAIGEIGEGMTRINRTIDLVEKNGDLCYMPELLRIRGNLVRSMPAASADDAETCFMGALAYSRKIGARAWELRTATDLATLWLGDERARDARALLQPVFERFGEGLDTADVIAAARLMAKIH from the coding sequence ATGATTGGAGCTGCGGGCGATACGGCTGACGAACTATCCTTCGGTCCCTTCAGTCTGAGTGTGAGCCAGCGCCTCCTTGCCAGGGAAGGGGTCTCGATCGAACTGGGCGCGCGCGCCATGGATTTGTTGATCGCGCTGACCTCTGCGCCCAACAAACTCATCAGCAAGCAAGACCTGATTTCGCGGGTATGGCCCGATGTCATCGTCGAGGAAGGCAGCCTGCGCTTTCACATGACGGGGCTGAGGAAGGCGCTGGGCGACGGCCAGGATGGAGCGCGCTACATAACGACCATCGCAGGCCGAGGCTATTGTTTCGTTGCGCCGATCACTCGGTCGAGAGCGCCGCCGACAATTCGGACAGACGGCGATTTCCGCCATGCCATTCTTCCAGGTCGCCTCGATCGAATGGTCGGCCGGGAGGAAGATGTCCTGCTGCTGTCCGACAAGCTGATGAAGTCACGCATGGTCACCATCGTCGGCGTCGGCGGTGTCGGAAAGACCACCGTCGCCACCGCGGTGGCACACCATGTCGCGCCAAGCTTCAACGGGGCTGTTTTATTCGCTGACTATGGCATGCTGAGCGATTCCGGTCTGGTCGCGGCCGGCATCGCCTCGATGCTCGGGCTGCCGGTCGGATCGAACGATGTGCGTCCCAGCCTGCTTGCCTATCTGTGCGACAAGCAGATTCTGCTGGTCCTCGATACGTGCGAGCACCTGATAGACGCAATTGCGGATCTCGTGGCAAATATAATCGACGCCGCGCCGCATGTGTATCTCCTCGCCACAAGCCGCGAGGCCCTGAGGATCGAAGCCGAAAGCGTTTACAGGCTCGACACGCTCGCCTGCCCACCGGATGATCCGGAAATTTCGACCGAAGCGATTTTGTCGTTTCCCGCAATCCAGCTGTTCATGGAGCGGGCTGCGGCCAGCGGAGCATCTCTCGATGTCAGCGACCGTGATGTCCGCGTCGTCGCGAGCATCTGCCGAAAGCTGGACGGCATGGCGCTTGCCCTGGAATTGGCCGCGCGACGGGTCGAGACCTATGGCCTGCTTGAGACCGCCAAGCTTCTCGATCGGCACCTGACATTGGGATGGGCGGGATCCCGGGCAGCGCCGCCGCGCCAAAAGACGCTCCAGGCCACGCTCGACTGGAGCTTCGGCCTTCTCACGGAGATGGAACGCGTCGTGCTTCGCAGGCTGGCGATCTTTGTCGGAGACTTCACGCTTGATGCGGCAATGGAGGTGTCTTCCACCCCGGATTTGAATCAGCTCGCCATCGTTGGCGCAATCGAAAGTCTCGTGGCAAAATCACTGCTTGCGACCCATCCGATCGGTGCGACGATGCGCTATCGGCTGCTGGATACGACACGCGCCTATGCACTTCAATCTCTGACGGATGAGGACCGTGCCGGAGTGGCTGCGCGCCACGCTGCGTACTATCAGCGTTGGCTGGAGCAATTCGGCTCTGATTGGCCGAGCCTGTCGACGGGTCTCGAGCGGGTGCCGCATTTCATCAGCATAAACAACGCTCGAGCGGCGTTGGAATGGTGTTTTGGGGAGAACGGCGATGTCAAGGTTGGCATCAGGCTGGCGGCGTCCGCAGTCCCGGTTTTTCAGGTGATGTCGCTTTTCCCCGAATGTCAGCGCTGGTCGGAGCGGGCGCTTCTCGCACTGGACGACGTCTCGCGAGGCAGCGTCGAGGAAATGCACCTTCAGGCCGGTCTGGGAATCTCCCTTATGTATCTGCAGGGTGGCCGCGACACCTCGCAAGTTGCCCTCAGCCGAGGGCTTGAGATCGCCGAGGAACGGGGCAACGCCCTCGATCAGTTGCGTATATTGGGGCCGTTGAACATGCTCAAGATGCGCACTGGCGACTTCAACGCCGCCCTTCACTACGCGCGGCGTTGTTCGGAAGTCGCCGCCACGATGACGGATGCTGCAACGGTCGAACTGGGGCATTTCTTTCTCGGCAATTCGCTGCATTTCACGGGCGATCTGGACGGTGCGCGCGTCGAACTTGAGGCGGCGGTGAAGGGTGCGTCAGGGCCAAAGCGGACGCCGGCGAGCTATGTCGGGTTCGAGGGAAAGCACCTGGCGGGCGGGATTCTCGCGCGGAACCTGTGGCTACAGGGTTATCCCATGCAAGCTGACATCCGTGCGCGCCAGACAATCCGCGACGCGGCGGAACTCGATCATTCGCTGACCCTGTGCATCGCATTGCTCGGGGGAATTGCCGTCTTCCTCTGGCGGGATGACCTTCGGAGCGCAGAAGAGCATATCGAATGGCTGATTTCGCGCGCCGGACTGCATTTTCTGTCGCCGTATGTCTCTGTTGCCCGAGGCTTCGAAGCAGAGGTCGCAATTCGCCGGGGCGATGTGAAACCTGGCCTGGAGACCTTGCGGCAATGTGTCGAAAAGCTTCACGCGGCAAACTACGACGTTTTCACCACCATGCTGGAGATCTCGATCGTCAACGGACTGGCGGCGATCGGTGAGATCGGGGAGGGCATGACGCGGATCAACCGAACGATCGACCTGGTCGAGAAAAACGGGGACCTCTGCTACATGCCGGAATTGTTGCGCATAAGAGGAAACCTCGTTCGGTCAATGCCGGCGGCTTCGGCCGACGATGCCGAGACCTGCTTCATGGGCGCACTGGCGTACAGCCGGAAAATTGGCGCACGTGCCTGGGAGCTACGAACTGCGACCGATCTCGCTACGCTCTGGCTCGGCGACGAAAGGGCGCGCGATGCGCGGGCACTGCTGCAGCCGGTGTTCGAACGGTTCGGCGAAGGCTTGGACACCGCGGACGTGATTGCCGCCGCACGGCTGATGGCCAAAATACATTGA
- a CDS encoding SDR family NAD(P)-dependent oxidoreductase has product MTRKLEGKVAVITGGSAGIGLGAAKRFVKEGAQVFITGRRQSELDKAVAEIGGNATAIRADASNLADIDRIYEVVKTETGRIDVLFANVGIYEFGTLGEITEEHFDKTFNTNVRGLLFTVQKALPLLSAGASVILTGSIASIKGSPAFSVYNASKAAIRSFARSWIVDLKGRGIRVNVLSPGHTQTPGLSVLLDETVRDAMNANVPLGRIGTPDDVAKAALFLASDDSSYITGVELFVDGGLAQF; this is encoded by the coding sequence ATGACAAGGAAACTTGAAGGCAAGGTAGCCGTCATCACAGGCGGCAGCGCCGGCATCGGGCTTGGCGCGGCAAAGCGCTTCGTCAAGGAAGGCGCACAGGTGTTCATTACAGGTCGTCGCCAGTCGGAACTCGACAAGGCCGTCGCCGAGATCGGAGGAAACGCCACCGCAATCCGGGCCGACGCCTCGAACCTCGCCGACATCGATCGGATCTACGAGGTCGTCAAAACAGAGACCGGCCGTATCGATGTCCTCTTCGCCAATGTTGGCATATACGAATTCGGCACACTCGGTGAAATCACCGAAGAACATTTCGACAAGACGTTCAATACCAATGTGCGCGGCCTTCTCTTTACCGTGCAGAAGGCGCTTCCGCTGCTCTCGGCGGGCGCATCTGTGATCCTGACGGGGTCGATTGCGTCGATAAAGGGCTCGCCGGCTTTCTCCGTCTATAACGCTAGCAAGGCGGCCATCCGTTCGTTTGCCCGTAGTTGGATTGTCGATCTCAAGGGCCGCGGCATCCGTGTAAACGTGCTGAGCCCCGGTCATACGCAGACGCCCGGCCTTTCAGTTCTTCTCGATGAGACTGTACGCGATGCGATGAATGCCAACGTGCCGCTCGGCCGCATAGGGACACCGGACGATGTTGCCAAGGCCGCCCTTTTCCTGGCTTCCGATGACAGCAGCTACATCACCGGCGTTGAACTCTTCGTGGACGGCGGGCTCGCCCAGTTCTGA
- a CDS encoding ABC transporter permease, translated as MLLDFDKLGAWRWFLIGLTVLVCLFLILPIVFIAALSFGSSQWLIFPPPSWTLRWYHDLFADPRWLWSALTSLKIAAIVTVLSVVIGFLAALGLNRGRFAGRDALKALFLTPMILPVVVLAVALYALFLKFGLAGTTIAFVIAHLLIALPFSIISIGNALEGFDRSIEDAAILCGASPWEARLRVTVPAISHGIFGAAVFSFLASWDEVVLAIFMASPTLQTLPVKIWSTLRQDLTPVIAAASTLLIAFTILLMITAALVRKGRKA; from the coding sequence ATGCTGCTCGATTTCGACAAGCTCGGCGCATGGCGATGGTTCCTGATCGGGTTGACCGTGCTGGTCTGTCTGTTCCTGATCCTGCCGATCGTCTTCATCGCGGCGCTTTCCTTCGGCTCGTCGCAATGGCTGATCTTCCCGCCGCCGTCCTGGACGCTGCGCTGGTATCATGACCTGTTCGCCGATCCGCGCTGGCTCTGGTCGGCACTGACCAGTCTCAAGATCGCGGCCATCGTCACCGTGCTGTCGGTGGTGATCGGCTTTCTCGCCGCGCTCGGCCTCAATCGCGGCCGGTTCGCCGGCCGTGATGCGCTCAAGGCGCTGTTCCTGACGCCGATGATCCTGCCGGTGGTGGTGCTTGCGGTGGCGCTCTATGCGCTGTTCCTCAAGTTCGGACTCGCAGGCACCACCATAGCCTTCGTGATCGCCCACCTCCTGATCGCGCTACCGTTCTCGATCATCTCGATCGGCAACGCGCTCGAGGGTTTCGATCGCTCGATCGAGGATGCAGCGATCCTCTGCGGCGCTAGCCCGTGGGAGGCACGCCTGCGGGTGACCGTCCCGGCGATCAGCCACGGCATATTCGGGGCGGCCGTCTTCTCTTTTCTCGCCTCGTGGGACGAGGTGGTGCTCGCGATCTTCATGGCGAGCCCGACGCTGCAGACGCTTCCGGTGAAGATCTGGTCGACCCTCCGGCAGGACCTCACGCCGGTGATCGCGGCGGCCTCGACCCTGCTCATCGCCTTCACCATTCTCCTGATGATTACAGCGGCACTCGTCCGCAAGGGACGAAAAGCATGA
- a CDS encoding 3'-5' exonuclease codes for MLAGIELHGITVRHVFRRRARDRAQARPWRAIKPRAVTRADRSRHVQHLQDTGRYRILRKLEPRAVAEGVRPEFPLRGVILDTETTGFDHRKDEIIEIGAIAFTFDHAGNIGDVTGLYGGLQQPTVPIPADVIKLTGVTDDTVAGQAIDLAALRDLIDPADLVIAHNAGFDRPFCEAVSPIFADKAWACSNSVIQWAARGYEGTKLG; via the coding sequence ATGCTGGCAGGTATTGAATTGCATGGCATTACAGTTCGACATGTTTTCAGACGACGAGCGCGAGACAGGGCGCAAGCGCGGCCGTGGCGTGCCATCAAACCGCGAGCCGTCACGAGAGCTGACCGAAGCCGACATGTGCAGCATCTCCAAGACACAGGGCGGTATCGTATTCTCAGGAAACTCGAGCCGAGGGCTGTTGCCGAGGGCGTTCGTCCGGAGTTTCCACTGCGGGGTGTGATCCTCGACACCGAGACAACAGGATTTGATCATCGCAAGGACGAAATCATCGAGATCGGTGCGATTGCCTTCACCTTCGATCACGCCGGCAACATCGGCGACGTCACCGGTCTTTATGGTGGCCTGCAGCAGCCGACAGTCCCCATACCGGCCGACGTCATCAAACTAACCGGTGTCACCGATGACACGGTCGCCGGTCAGGCGATCGATTTGGCAGCACTGCGAGACCTCATAGACCCGGCCGATCTTGTGATCGCCCATAATGCTGGTTTCGACCGCCCGTTCTGCGAGGCGGTTTCACCGATCTTCGCTGACAAGGCTTGGGCGTGCTCGAACTCTGTGATCCAATGGGCCGCTCGCGGCTATGAAGGTACGAAGCTCGGGTAA
- a CDS encoding ADP-ribosylglycohydrolase family protein, whose amino-acid sequence MTAPSKIMFNRALGALLGGALGDAMGMPTQLLSPAEITRNYGFVDDFIAPIVDHPVSQGLSAGTITDDTEQTLLLSSVLLGSQGGFDHHAWVKALIDWEDDIKVRGGYDLLGPSTKRAIDAINSGKSPEEAGRYGDTNGAAMRIAPVGIMVRPSGDLVKRVAETCRATHNTSIAISAASAVAAVISYGIQGADWRTALGFAVDAARAGEREGHWVAGGSVAARIEWALDLVENCSLDEGIARVFDRVGTSVASQESVPAAFAVLKLAKGDVWQAAVIAANLGGDTDTIGAIAGSMAGACAGYDSLPQDKIARLVGIDLDETKRQARALVAARSATLSRPEALHG is encoded by the coding sequence ATGACCGCGCCCTCCAAGATCATGTTCAATCGGGCGCTGGGCGCGCTTCTCGGCGGGGCGCTGGGCGACGCCATGGGCATGCCGACCCAGCTTCTGTCGCCTGCCGAGATCACGCGGAATTACGGCTTCGTTGATGATTTCATCGCTCCAATCGTCGATCATCCCGTCTCCCAAGGCCTGTCAGCAGGCACGATTACCGACGACACGGAGCAGACCTTGCTCCTGTCGTCGGTTCTTCTGGGCTCGCAAGGTGGCTTCGATCATCACGCCTGGGTCAAGGCGCTGATCGACTGGGAAGACGACATCAAGGTGCGGGGCGGTTATGATCTGCTCGGCCCGTCCACCAAGCGCGCGATCGATGCCATCAACAGCGGCAAATCGCCGGAAGAGGCGGGCCGTTACGGCGACACCAATGGCGCGGCGATGCGGATCGCGCCGGTCGGCATTATGGTTCGGCCCTCCGGCGATCTGGTGAAGCGGGTGGCCGAAACTTGCCGCGCGACGCACAATACCTCGATTGCCATTTCAGCCGCCTCAGCGGTGGCTGCGGTTATCAGCTACGGCATTCAAGGCGCGGATTGGCGGACGGCGCTTGGCTTTGCCGTCGATGCAGCCCGCGCCGGCGAACGCGAAGGACATTGGGTGGCGGGCGGCAGTGTCGCCGCACGCATCGAATGGGCGCTGGATCTCGTCGAAAATTGCAGCTTGGACGAAGGAATTGCGCGCGTCTTCGATCGTGTTGGCACAAGCGTTGCCTCGCAAGAATCCGTGCCGGCTGCCTTTGCCGTGCTGAAGCTCGCCAAGGGCGATGTCTGGCAGGCTGCGGTTATCGCCGCCAACTTGGGCGGCGACACCGACACGATTGGCGCGATTGCGGGTTCGATGGCCGGCGCCTGCGCGGGTTACGATAGCCTGCCCCAAGACAAGATCGCCCGCCTGGTCGGCATCGATCTTGACGAAACGAAGCGGCAGGCGAGGGCGCTGGTTGCCGCGCGGTCCGCCACGCTTTCGAGGCCGGAGGCGCTGCATGGCTAG
- a CDS encoding ABC transporter permease, whose protein sequence is MGNEGRKARRDGSLSYVVPALVLVVLFFVVPVLMLLMRSVLEPEPGLQNYATLLGSTTYLRIFLNTFIVAGVVTIISVLIGYPVAWLLAIMPEKWSRLVLAIIILSMWTNLLTRTYAWMVLLQRTGVINKSLMGLGLIDQPLPLVNNLIGVTIGMTYIMLPFVILPLMGVIRAIDPAILRAAALCGATSMQCFTRVLLPLSLPGIAAGALMVFVMSLGYFVTPALLGGTSNMMLAELVAQFVQSLVNWGMGGAAALVLLVVTLALYAVQLKFFNTARAR, encoded by the coding sequence ATGGGTAACGAGGGACGAAAGGCGCGCAGGGACGGCAGCCTCAGCTATGTCGTGCCGGCGCTCGTGCTCGTCGTCCTGTTTTTCGTCGTGCCCGTTCTGATGCTGCTGATGCGCAGCGTGCTCGAACCCGAGCCGGGGCTGCAGAACTATGCGACCCTGCTCGGCTCCACCACCTATCTCAGGATATTCCTCAACACGTTCATCGTCGCGGGCGTGGTGACCATCATATCCGTTTTGATCGGCTATCCCGTGGCCTGGCTGCTTGCCATCATGCCTGAGAAATGGTCGCGGCTCGTGCTCGCCATCATCATCCTTTCGATGTGGACCAACCTGCTGACGCGCACCTATGCCTGGATGGTCCTGCTGCAGCGGACCGGCGTGATCAACAAGTCGCTGATGGGTCTCGGCCTGATCGACCAGCCGCTGCCGCTGGTCAACAATCTCATCGGCGTCACCATCGGCATGACCTATATCATGCTGCCCTTCGTAATCCTGCCGCTGATGGGCGTGATCCGCGCCATCGACCCTGCGATCCTGCGTGCCGCCGCACTCTGTGGCGCCACCAGCATGCAATGTTTCACCCGCGTGCTGCTGCCGCTGTCGCTGCCGGGGATCGCCGCCGGCGCGCTGATGGTGTTCGTCATGTCGCTCGGCTACTTCGTGACGCCGGCACTGCTCGGTGGCACATCCAACATGATGCTGGCGGAGCTAGTGGCCCAGTTCGTTCAATCGCTGGTCAACTGGGGCATGGGCGGGGCTGCGGCTCTGGTGTTGCTGGTTGTCACGCTGGCGCTCTACGCCGTGCAGCTCAAATTCTTCAACACCGCGCGGGCGAGGTAG
- a CDS encoding GntR family transcriptional regulator, whose amino-acid sequence MARRANLKTQLKPGAPKPEQIASVLEDEIRSGVLAFGDRLQSESELVQRFSVSRNTLRKGLEELNSRGLITTKVGIGSFVTFNGQTIDDASGWSKALADVGAETETRALRIEVMDDAELAGLLRLTDTSFIAVDRLRLLVGDGTPISIERSRLPLLPELEDVPLRGLRAGSLRETLREAGLVPSHGEEWADIEMLGDSDAGLLDCAAGTAFLRTRRLTRGADGRPIEYVTSLLNPAFFALHLEF is encoded by the coding sequence ATGGCAAGGCGAGCAAATCTCAAGACGCAATTGAAGCCGGGCGCTCCGAAGCCCGAGCAGATTGCGTCGGTGCTCGAGGACGAGATCCGATCCGGCGTGCTGGCCTTCGGCGATCGTCTGCAAAGTGAGAGCGAGCTGGTGCAGCGCTTCTCCGTCAGCCGCAACACGCTCCGCAAGGGCCTTGAGGAACTCAACAGCCGCGGCCTGATCACCACCAAAGTCGGCATCGGGTCATTCGTGACCTTCAATGGTCAGACGATCGACGACGCGAGCGGCTGGTCGAAGGCGCTCGCGGATGTTGGTGCCGAGACCGAAACACGGGCGTTGCGCATCGAGGTGATGGATGACGCCGAGCTTGCTGGCCTGTTGAGACTCACCGACACGTCGTTCATCGCGGTCGATCGCCTGCGCCTGCTGGTGGGCGACGGTACGCCGATCTCGATCGAGCGCAGCCGTCTGCCGCTTCTGCCGGAATTGGAGGATGTGCCGCTACGCGGCCTTCGCGCCGGCTCACTCCGTGAAACTCTTCGCGAGGCGGGGCTCGTACCCAGTCACGGCGAGGAGTGGGCAGACATCGAAATGCTGGGCGACAGCGATGCCGGCCTGCTCGACTGCGCCGCAGGTACTGCTTTCCTGCGCACACGACGGCTGACGCGCGGCGCCGACGGCCGACCGATCGAATATGTCACCAGCCTGCTCAATCCCGCCTTCTTCGCATTGCACCTGGAGTTCTAG
- a CDS encoding ABC transporter ATP-binding protein yields MTEPFLSIRGIRKVYGAVTAVKNVSLDIAEGEFMTFLGPSGSGKSTTLYILAGFQDPSAGDILLKGRSLLSTPSHKRNIGMVFQRYTLFPHLSVGENVAFPLRVRRRPQAEIAERVKAALKLVRLDGLEDRMPALMSGGQQQRVALARALVYQPPVLLMDEPLSALDKKLREEIQFEIRRIHQETGVTILYVTHDQEEALRLSDRIAVFSQGEIDQIGTGQELYAEPATRFVAGFIGDSNFVEADVVYSDGKHASLKLPGGAVIEGVPLHGVEAGGVKASLMLRPERIDLKPSSGAGAIAGEVRDITFLGNNIHVLVAPAGAEPISVRLPFGHAALAKLAPGAMVEMKFNASEARAFMS; encoded by the coding sequence ATGACCGAGCCATTTCTCAGCATTCGCGGCATCCGCAAGGTCTATGGGGCCGTCACCGCGGTCAAGAATGTCAGCCTGGACATTGCCGAGGGCGAGTTCATGACCTTTCTCGGGCCGTCCGGCTCCGGCAAATCGACAACGCTCTACATCCTCGCTGGCTTCCAGGACCCGAGCGCCGGCGACATCCTGCTGAAGGGCAGGAGCCTGCTCTCGACGCCCTCCCACAAGCGCAATATCGGCATGGTGTTTCAACGCTATACGCTGTTTCCGCATCTGAGCGTCGGCGAGAATGTCGCATTTCCTTTGCGGGTCCGCCGCCGGCCACAGGCGGAAATCGCCGAGAGGGTGAAGGCTGCGCTCAAGCTCGTTCGGCTTGATGGACTGGAAGATCGCATGCCGGCGCTCATGTCCGGTGGCCAGCAGCAGCGCGTGGCGCTTGCCCGCGCACTGGTCTATCAGCCCCCGGTATTGCTGATGGATGAACCGCTCTCGGCGCTCGACAAGAAGCTGCGCGAAGAAATCCAGTTCGAGATCCGCCGCATTCACCAGGAAACCGGCGTCACGATCCTCTACGTCACCCACGACCAGGAGGAGGCACTCAGGCTCTCCGATCGCATCGCCGTCTTTTCGCAAGGGGAAATCGACCAGATAGGCACGGGCCAGGAACTCTATGCCGAACCCGCGACCCGTTTCGTTGCTGGTTTCATCGGCGACAGCAATTTTGTCGAGGCCGATGTGGTCTACAGTGACGGCAAGCATGCCAGCCTGAAGCTGCCAGGAGGGGCTGTGATCGAGGGAGTGCCGCTGCATGGCGTGGAGGCCGGTGGCGTTAAGGCGTCGCTGATGCTGCGGCCCGAGCGTATCGACCTCAAGCCGAGCAGTGGTGCCGGCGCCATTGCTGGCGAAGTCCGCGATATCACCTTCCTCGGCAACAACATCCATGTTCTGGTTGCGCCGGCGGGTGCCGAGCCCATTTCCGTTCGCCTGCCTTTCGGCCATGCCGCACTTGCCAAGCTTGCTCCCGGTGCAATGGTGGAGATGAAGTTCAACGCCTCTGAGGCTCGGGCTTTCATGTCATAG
- a CDS encoding Ohr family peroxiredoxin, which yields MTSKVIFTGKTHNTNGRDGGTRSSDGQLDIRFKQPHPAAEHLFGAAWSACYMGAIELAASQRQIKLPAGTSVDAEIDLNAEEGSYFLSARLNVSVPGIDPTIARELLAAAHSICPYSKATHGHVNVATNLI from the coding sequence ATGACCTCCAAGGTAATCTTCACTGGCAAGACACACAACACCAACGGCCGCGACGGCGGAACCCGCAGCAGCGACGGTCAGCTGGACATCAGGTTCAAGCAGCCGCATCCCGCCGCAGAACATCTGTTCGGTGCCGCCTGGTCGGCCTGCTACATGGGCGCAATCGAGCTCGCCGCCTCGCAAAGGCAGATCAAGCTGCCAGCAGGAACATCGGTCGACGCCGAGATCGATCTGAACGCCGAGGAAGGCTCCTACTTCCTGAGCGCTCGCCTCAATGTCAGCGTCCCTGGCATCGATCCCACCATTGCTCGCGAACTGCTCGCGGCCGCACACAGCATCTGCCCCTACTCCAAGGCGACGCACGGCCACGTCAACGTTGCGACCAACCTGATCTGA